Proteins from a genomic interval of Kitasatospora kifunensis:
- a CDS encoding SMI1/KNR4 family protein: protein MSTGSWAGVREQIQELATAPGADTVFGFHGHKFLLEDPLTAGELDELEGQLGVRLPEDYREFLTQIGAGGAGPGYGVFPVRRVDGRWRWEGDGADLSDLARLSEPFPVQGPDPIELDALQDECPQEEDFEEDEDFGRAMGEWDAKWEALMWNPERTVGAIALCHLGCAYRQWLVVSGPERGRIWSDERADERDLEPLLGSGQEPMTFAHSYRRWLAEASRAVDLLSKVN from the coding sequence ATGAGCACTGGATCTTGGGCGGGAGTCCGCGAGCAGATACAGGAACTGGCAACGGCGCCGGGGGCCGACACGGTCTTCGGCTTCCACGGCCACAAGTTCCTGTTGGAGGATCCGCTCACTGCGGGTGAGCTGGACGAGTTGGAGGGACAGCTGGGGGTTCGGCTTCCCGAGGACTACCGGGAGTTCTTGACCCAGATCGGCGCCGGCGGTGCCGGCCCGGGCTACGGGGTCTTTCCGGTACGCCGCGTGGACGGGCGGTGGCGTTGGGAGGGTGACGGGGCGGACCTGTCGGATCTGGCCCGGCTGTCCGAGCCCTTCCCGGTTCAGGGCCCCGATCCCATTGAGCTCGACGCGCTCCAGGATGAGTGCCCCCAGGAAGAGGACTTCGAAGAGGACGAGGACTTCGGCCGGGCGATGGGCGAGTGGGACGCGAAGTGGGAAGCGCTGATGTGGAATCCCGAGCGGACTGTCGGCGCCATCGCCTTGTGCCACTTGGGTTGTGCCTACCGCCAGTGGCTGGTCGTCAGCGGACCCGAACGCGGCCGCATCTGGTCCGACGAGCGGGCGGACGAGCGGGACCTTGAGCCGCTCCTCGGGTCCGGGCAGGAGCCCATGACGTTCGCCCACTCGTACCGGAGGTGGCTGGCCGAGGCCAGCCGAGCGGTAGATCTGCTATCGAAGGTGAACTGA
- a CDS encoding DUF6924 domain-containing protein, with amino-acid sequence MHDAHANLSIANMDFAEFAAMALAGPEGILRPER; translated from the coding sequence GTGCATGACGCGCATGCGAATCTGTCGATCGCGAACATGGACTTCGCGGAGTTTGCCGCGATGGCACTCGCTGGCCCCGAAGGCATCCTTCGCCCCGAGCGATGA